One Equus quagga isolate Etosha38 chromosome 5, UCLA_HA_Equagga_1.0, whole genome shotgun sequence genomic window carries:
- the NMNAT1 gene encoding nicotinamide/nicotinic acid mononucleotide adenylyltransferase 1, whose protein sequence is MENSEKTELVLLACGSFNPITNMHLRLFELAKDYMNGTGKYKVIKGIISPVGDAYKKKGLISAHHRVFMAQLSTKNSEWVEVDTWESLQKEWVETAKVLRHHQEKLEASSCGNEQGSPVLERPGRKRKWAEQRQDFSQKKSLEPKTKGVPKVKLLCGADLLESFGVPNLWKSEDITQIVRDYGLICITRAGNDAQKFIYESDVLWKYQNNIHLVNEWITNDISSTKIRQALRRGQSIRYLVPDLVQEYIEKHDLYTSESEERNVGVILAPLQRNMAEANS, encoded by the exons ATGGAGAATTCAGAGAAGACAGAATTGGTTCTCCTTGCCTGTGGTTCCTTTAATCCTATCACTAACATGCACCTCAGGTTATTTGAACTGGCCAAGGACTACATGAATGGAACAG gaaaatataaagttatCAAAGGCATAATTTCTCCTGTTGGCGATGCATATAAGAAGAAAGGACTCATCTCTGCCCATCACCGAGTTTTCATGGCACAACTTTCCACCAAGAATTCAGAATGGGTGGAAGTTGATACGTGGGAAAGTCTTCAGAAGGAGTGGGTAGAGACTGCTAAGGTGCTCAG ACACCATCAAGAGAAACTAGAGGCTAGTAGCTGTGGTAACGAGCAGGGCTCACCTGTGCTGGAAAGGCCTGGACGGAAGAGGAAGTGGGCTGAACAAAGACAAGATTTTAGCCAAAAGAAATCCCTAGAGCCAAAAACTAAAG GTGTGCCAAAGGTAAAGCTGCTGTGTGGGGCAGATTTACTGGAGTCCTTTGGTGTTCCCAATCTGTGGAAGAGTGAGGATATCACCCAAATCGTGCGAGACTATGGGCTCATATGTATTACTCGGGCTGGGAATGATGCTCAGAAATTCATCTATGAATCCGATGTGCTGTGGAAATACCAGAACAACATTCATCTGGTGAATGAATGGATCACCAATGACATCTCATCCACAAAGATCCGGCAAGCCCTCAGAAGGGGCCAGAGCATTCGCTACTTGGTACCAGATCTTGTCCAAGAATATATTGAGAAGCATGATTTGTATACCTCTGAGAGTGAAGAGAGGAATGTCGGGGTTATTCTGGCTCCTTTGCAGAGAAACATGGCAGAAGCTAACTCATAA
- the LZIC gene encoding protein LZIC isoform X2 has product MASRGKTETSKLKQNLEEQLDRLMQQLQDLEECREELDTDEYEETKKETLEQLSEFNDSLKKIMSGNMTLVDELSGMQLAIQAAISQAFKTPEVIRLFAKKQPGQLRTRLAEMDRDLMVGKLERDLYTQQKVEILTALRKLGEKLTADDEAFLSANAGAILSQFEKVSSDLGSGDKVLALASFEVEKTKK; this is encoded by the exons ATGGCTTccagaggaaagacagagacCAGCAAATTAAAGCAGAATTTAGAAGAACAGTTGGATAGACTAATGCAGCAATTACAAGATCTGGAGGAATGCAG AGAGGAACTTGATACAGATGAATATGAAGAAACCAAAAAGGAAACTCTGGAGCAACTAAGTGAATTTAATGATTCACTGAAGAAAATTATGTCTGGAAATATGACTTTGGTAGATGAGCTAAGTGGAATGCAACTG GCTATCCAGGCAGCTATCAGTCAGGCCTTTAAAACCCCAGAGGTCATCAGATTGTTTGCAAAGAAACAACCAGGTCAGCTTCGGACAAGGTTAGCAGAG ATGGATAGAGATCTCATGGTAGGAAAGCTGGAAAGAGACCTGTACACCCAACAGAAAGTGGAGATACTAACAGCGCTCAGGAAACTTGGAGAGAAG CTGACTGCAGATGATGAGGCCTTCTTGTCAGCAAATGCAGGTGCCATACTCAGCCAGTTTGAGAAAGTCTCCTCAGACCTTG GCTCTGGAGACAAAGTTCTTGCTTTGGCAAGTTTTGaggttgaaaaaacaaaaaaatga